In Vibrio echinoideorum, the following proteins share a genomic window:
- a CDS encoding L-lactate permease: MSETLLALLAFSPIVVAAILLVGLNWPAKKAMPVAFALTVAIALLAWDMSGTRVLASVFQGFGITVSVLWIVFGAIFLLNTLKHTGAITTIRNGFTDISADRRVQAIIIAWCFGSFIEGASGFGTPAAIAAPLLVAIGFPALAAVLMGMMIQSTPVSFGAVGTPIIVGVNKGLDTHNIGESLIANGSTWDAYLQQITSSVAIIHACVGVMIPVLMAMMLTRFFGKNKSWTEGLDILPFALFAGAAFTIPYALTGVFLGAEFPSLIGGLVGLAIVVTAAKRGFLVPKSKWDFESEDKWPAEWLGSLKIDLDDNKSHKKMSMAMAWAPYVLLAVTLVASRVSPEFKGLLKSVSLSFSNILGETGVSTAIQPLYLPGGILVFVALVAVLMQSRSAAPLAKAFGESSKTLIGAGFVLVFTIPMVRIFINSGVNGSDLASMPVTTANFAADLVGGAFPALSATIGALGAFIAGSNTVSNMMFSQFQFEVAQTLSISSAVVVALQAVGAAAGNMIAIHNVVAASATVGLLGREGATLRKTIIPTFYYLVMTGIIGLVVVYGFKMTDALM, from the coding sequence ATGAGTGAAACTCTACTAGCTCTATTGGCCTTTTCGCCAATAGTAGTTGCAGCGATACTGCTAGTCGGCCTTAACTGGCCAGCTAAAAAAGCGATGCCCGTGGCATTTGCATTAACCGTTGCTATCGCCCTATTAGCTTGGGATATGTCTGGCACTCGCGTGTTGGCTTCAGTATTCCAAGGCTTCGGCATTACCGTGTCGGTTCTCTGGATTGTGTTTGGCGCCATCTTCTTATTAAACACTTTGAAACACACCGGAGCTATCACCACCATCCGCAACGGTTTTACTGATATCTCAGCAGACCGTCGTGTACAAGCGATCATCATCGCTTGGTGTTTTGGTTCATTCATTGAAGGCGCATCCGGCTTCGGCACACCCGCTGCCATCGCTGCACCACTATTGGTTGCTATCGGCTTTCCAGCGTTAGCTGCGGTTCTGATGGGCATGATGATTCAATCTACGCCAGTATCATTCGGCGCGGTTGGCACACCTATTATCGTTGGTGTGAACAAAGGTTTAGATACGCACAACATCGGTGAAAGCCTGATTGCCAATGGTTCAACATGGGATGCTTACCTACAACAGATCACTTCAAGTGTTGCGATCATCCACGCCTGCGTTGGTGTGATGATTCCTGTATTGATGGCGATGATGCTGACTCGCTTCTTCGGCAAAAACAAAAGCTGGACTGAAGGTCTTGATATCCTACCATTCGCACTGTTCGCAGGTGCCGCTTTCACCATTCCTTACGCACTAACGGGTGTTTTCCTAGGTGCTGAGTTCCCATCACTGATTGGTGGTTTGGTTGGCCTAGCAATTGTTGTAACAGCAGCAAAACGCGGCTTCCTAGTACCAAAATCAAAATGGGATTTTGAAAGCGAAGATAAGTGGCCAGCAGAATGGTTAGGTTCTTTGAAAATCGATTTAGACGACAACAAAAGTCATAAAAAAATGAGCATGGCGATGGCGTGGGCACCTTACGTGCTGCTGGCTGTCACTCTAGTTGCTAGCCGTGTGAGCCCTGAGTTCAAAGGCCTACTTAAGAGCGTTAGCCTTTCTTTCAGCAACATCCTTGGCGAGACAGGCGTAAGCACAGCGATTCAACCTCTGTATCTACCTGGCGGCATCTTGGTCTTCGTCGCATTGGTTGCTGTTCTAATGCAATCACGCAGTGCAGCACCATTGGCTAAAGCCTTTGGGGAATCGAGCAAAACACTGATTGGTGCCGGCTTTGTATTGGTGTTCACCATCCCAATGGTCCGTATCTTCATTAACTCAGGTGTGAACGGTTCTGATTTAGCGAGTATGCCAGTAACAACTGCTAACTTTGCAGCTGACCTAGTCGGCGGCGCATTCCCAGCGTTAAGTGCAACGATTGGTGCGTTAGGTGCCTTCATTGCAGGATCTAACACAGTTTCAAACATGATGTTCAGCCAGTTCCAATTCGAAGTAGCACAAACACTGTCTATCTCTAGTGCGGTGGTTGTCGCTCTACAAGCGGTGGGCGCAGCAGCAGGTAACATGATTGCGATTCACAACGTGGTCGCCGCATCGGCAACCGTAGGCTTACTAGGACGTGAAGGTGCAACGTTACGTAAAACGATTATCCCAACGTTCTACTACTTGGTGATGACCGGCATCATCGGCCTAGTAGTTGTCTACGGTTTCAAAATGACAGACGCACTTATGTAA
- a CDS encoding ABC transporter permease subunit, with product MLSAETLRRTLFLLTPWLSRIASLIVVVILVGLMPDIAGIDPSQSILRARAGQQHLLTPEALAAVRADLQLDRSASERLIDWIGSAFSGDLGKSWIDGSSVALGIQKTASTSLFLMSSALVMTFVLCGAGLLATLRSWKKGKLGQSYSSLSTVLISLPEYVVASVLILVFSIWLGWLPPYGWQGWQDIWLPSLALALPASGLFSRLLRDSLQRVLNEPWVITWLSANVHSNQIIRFALKRALSSLIPQIAMIVIGLTGGAVAVELIFSIPGIGRMILGAAKAQDLPMLQGGLLVLLLFSITVSSMSLFIQQLILGHSLKSGKLISSHSSFRFTQSRTKRAVAFSIFSFLIAIVVWAAFRDPYTSQFARLADPSWQAPLGADGIGRDLLARIGSGMVSTFQAGILATFLSLVTGIIMGFNTRFSQGLIEITKGIPYIIAGLLVAGLTGMNPNSALIAIVLVSWAPLAAHCSSLIVEAKAQPYTHLAPLWGTSKLRIFRFYLLPYVLPPLLRHAMLRLPVITLSLTSLSFIGLGAKPPAPEWGLMIAENLPYIERAPLAVMGPIVGLILLGAAINMMFDD from the coding sequence ATGCTATCTGCTGAGACTCTGCGTCGAACCCTATTTCTCTTGACGCCTTGGTTATCAAGAATCGCTTCACTGATTGTGGTGGTAATTCTTGTTGGTTTGATGCCTGACATTGCAGGCATCGACCCAAGCCAATCCATTCTGCGAGCGAGGGCAGGGCAACAACACTTGCTTACGCCTGAAGCTTTGGCGGCGGTACGCGCTGATCTTCAGCTTGATCGTTCGGCAAGCGAGCGCCTGATTGACTGGATAGGAAGTGCCTTTTCTGGTGACCTAGGTAAATCTTGGATTGATGGTTCTTCGGTTGCATTAGGCATTCAAAAAACAGCGTCTACGTCTCTGTTTTTGATGTCTAGCGCACTTGTGATGACTTTCGTACTGTGCGGTGCAGGCTTGCTTGCTACCTTGCGCAGTTGGAAGAAGGGTAAATTAGGGCAGAGTTACAGCAGTTTAAGCACCGTATTAATATCCTTGCCAGAGTACGTGGTGGCCTCGGTATTGATACTGGTGTTCTCAATCTGGTTAGGTTGGCTACCTCCGTATGGCTGGCAAGGTTGGCAAGACATATGGCTGCCGAGTTTAGCGCTCGCATTACCTGCCAGTGGCTTGTTTAGCCGCCTACTCAGAGACAGTTTACAACGCGTTTTAAATGAACCTTGGGTGATCACTTGGCTCAGTGCCAATGTTCACTCCAACCAAATTATTCGCTTTGCGCTGAAAAGAGCGCTGAGTAGCCTGATCCCACAGATCGCGATGATCGTGATCGGTTTGACTGGTGGCGCGGTCGCGGTTGAGCTTATCTTTTCGATTCCCGGTATCGGTCGCATGATCTTAGGCGCAGCCAAGGCGCAAGATTTGCCGATGCTGCAAGGCGGTCTGTTGGTATTGCTGTTGTTTTCAATTACTGTGAGCAGCATGAGCTTGTTTATCCAACAGCTGATTCTGGGTCACAGCCTGAAAAGCGGTAAGCTCATCAGCAGCCATTCTTCGTTTCGTTTTACGCAAAGCCGTACCAAGCGTGCTGTTGCCTTCTCAATATTCTCATTCCTAATTGCTATTGTGGTTTGGGCTGCATTTCGCGACCCATACACCAGTCAATTTGCTCGTTTAGCGGATCCAAGTTGGCAAGCGCCATTGGGTGCGGATGGCATTGGCCGAGACCTGTTAGCGAGAATCGGTTCAGGCATGGTATCGACCTTCCAAGCCGGTATCTTGGCGACGTTTTTGAGCTTGGTGACAGGCATCATCATGGGGTTCAATACCCGCTTTAGCCAAGGCCTTATCGAGATAACTAAGGGTATCCCTTACATTATTGCAGGGTTGCTGGTTGCGGGTTTAACGGGCATGAACCCGAACAGCGCATTAATCGCGATTGTATTGGTATCTTGGGCGCCATTGGCGGCGCATTGTTCAAGCTTGATCGTGGAAGCGAAGGCTCAACCTTATACGCACCTCGCGCCTTTGTGGGGCACGAGCAAGCTCAGAATCTTCCGCTTCTATCTGCTTCCTTACGTGTTGCCACCGTTACTAAGACACGCGATGCTGAGGCTGCCAGTGATTACATTGAGCTTGACCTCACTAAGCTTCATTGGCTTGGGAGCGAAGCCGCCTGCACCGGAGTGGGGTTTGATGATTGCAGAGAACCTGCCTTACATCGAGCGTGCACCATTGGCGGTTATGGGGCCAATTGTTGGGCTGATTTTATTAGGCGCTGCCATTAACATGATGTTTGATGATTAA
- the lldD gene encoding FMN-dependent L-lactate dehydrogenase LldD, which yields MIISASTDYRAAAKAKLPPFLFHYIDGGSYGEHTLRRNTADLAEISLKQRVLNDMSDLNLETELFGEKLAMPIALAPVGLTGMYARRGEVQAAKAADNKGIPFTMSTVSVCPIEEVAPKIERPMWFQLYVLKDRGFMKNVLERAKAAGVTTLVFTVDMPVPGARYRDMHSGMSGPNAAIRRVFQSMRHPSWAVDVGLLGKPHDLGNISTYRGSPTKLEDYIGWLGDNFDPSISWKDLEWIRDFWDGPMVIKGILDQEDAKDAVRFGADGIVVSNHGGRQLDGVLSSAKALPAIADAVKGDTKILVDSGIRTGLDVVRMMAMGADCTLLGRSFVYALAAQGQAGVENLLDLYDKEMRVAMTLTGAKTIKDLTRESLVGLD from the coding sequence ATGATCATATCCGCATCGACTGATTACCGCGCCGCAGCAAAAGCGAAATTACCACCGTTTCTTTTTCACTACATTGACGGCGGTTCTTACGGAGAACATACCCTACGCCGCAACACCGCCGATCTTGCAGAGATCTCGCTCAAGCAGCGTGTCCTCAATGACATGTCAGATCTGAATTTGGAAACCGAGTTGTTCGGCGAAAAGTTGGCAATGCCAATCGCCTTAGCGCCAGTTGGCTTAACCGGCATGTACGCACGACGTGGCGAAGTACAAGCGGCTAAAGCGGCTGACAACAAGGGTATTCCTTTTACCATGTCTACCGTGTCGGTGTGCCCAATTGAAGAAGTCGCACCTAAGATCGAACGCCCAATGTGGTTTCAGCTTTACGTGCTAAAAGATCGCGGCTTCATGAAGAACGTATTGGAACGTGCAAAAGCGGCAGGCGTAACAACGCTGGTTTTCACGGTTGATATGCCTGTACCCGGCGCTCGCTACCGTGACATGCACTCAGGAATGAGTGGCCCAAATGCAGCAATACGCCGCGTATTTCAATCTATGCGTCATCCTAGCTGGGCCGTTGATGTAGGTTTACTCGGTAAGCCACACGATCTTGGCAACATCTCGACTTACCGCGGCTCTCCAACCAAACTGGAAGATTACATCGGTTGGTTAGGTGACAACTTCGACCCATCGATTTCGTGGAAAGACCTAGAGTGGATCCGTGATTTCTGGGATGGCCCAATGGTCATCAAAGGCATTCTTGATCAAGAAGATGCAAAAGACGCCGTGAGATTTGGCGCAGACGGTATCGTAGTTTCAAACCACGGTGGTCGTCAGCTTGATGGTGTTCTATCAAGTGCCAAAGCACTGCCTGCAATTGCAGACGCAGTAAAAGGCGACACTAAGATTCTGGTCGACTCTGGTATTCGTACTGGCTTAGATGTAGTTCGTATGATGGCAATGGGCGCAGACTGCACCTTGCTTGGTCGTTCATTCGTTTACGCGTTGGCTGCACAAGGACAAGCAGGCGTTGAGAACCTACTCGACCTATATGACAAAGAGATGCGCGTTGCAATGACTCTAACTGGCGCCAAAACAATCAAAGACTTAACCCGTGAATCTTTGGTGGGGCTAGATTAA
- a CDS encoding ABC transporter ATP-binding protein yields MSSTLSLNSEVSPLMPVIDLETQTPIEIKFENVGVHYYSIPSWLGGKAFKALQNIDLNVEDKSLAIVGRSGAGKSTLIELLFGLKAPTVGRISLFGHSLPIRNSKAQATVCRLIQLVPQEPHTSLNPYYTVRQILAEPLSNLDVSGNHESIIEETLSDVGLPVSLLSLKSNQLSTGQAQRVAIARALVVRPAVLVADEPTSSLDPVNRQKLLDLLNSLKKKRDMRIVLVTHDLGAAKALCEEILVLDQGEMVEHGSTPQVMSIPAHPATQLLIQSQPLSKSTC; encoded by the coding sequence ATGAGCTCGACCTTATCATTAAATTCAGAAGTCTCGCCGCTAATGCCTGTGATTGATTTAGAAACACAAACTCCGATCGAGATTAAGTTTGAGAATGTCGGTGTTCACTATTACTCAATCCCAAGTTGGTTGGGTGGCAAGGCGTTCAAAGCGCTACAGAACATCGACCTTAATGTTGAAGACAAAAGTTTAGCCATTGTCGGACGTTCTGGTGCCGGTAAATCAACACTAATTGAGCTGCTATTTGGCCTTAAAGCCCCAACAGTTGGCCGAATCAGCTTATTTGGTCATTCACTGCCTATTCGCAATAGCAAAGCGCAAGCAACAGTGTGTCGCCTTATCCAATTGGTGCCACAAGAGCCGCACACAAGCCTCAATCCTTACTATACCGTTCGACAGATCTTAGCCGAGCCGCTAAGTAATTTAGATGTTTCTGGCAATCATGAAAGCATCATTGAAGAGACGCTGTCGGATGTTGGCTTACCAGTCAGCCTGCTGTCACTCAAGTCAAATCAGCTTTCTACAGGGCAAGCTCAACGTGTGGCGATTGCTCGGGCTCTTGTCGTTAGACCTGCTGTGTTGGTGGCCGATGAGCCAACCAGCAGCCTTGATCCGGTGAATCGTCAAAAATTGTTGGATTTACTTAATTCATTGAAAAAGAAGCGCGACATGCGAATCGTTTTGGTGACGCACGATCTAGGCGCAGCAAAAGCGCTTTGTGAAGAAATTCTGGTTCTTGATCAGGGCGAGATGGTGGAGCATGGATCGACACCTCAAGTGATGAGTATACCTGCTCATCCTGCGACTCAGTTGTTGATTCAATCTCAGCCACTTTCGAAATCTACTTGTTAA
- a CDS encoding ABC transporter substrate-binding protein, translating into MRFNSIKLACALALALPLTGCFDSQPESSDAAVKSEIRVAMMQPPRTGLSPLSDDAFKLSRWSTAETLVNLSPTSQALPMLATDWKHVDPLTWQFTIRQGVKFHDGSTLTANSVVNSLQKALEAAPKPRILDGIDLEVKAMDNYRVEIKTTFDDPLLPSRLSSPQLAILAASAYQEGGRVIPTGAGTGPFELTEINGQTSAKLKRFDGYWGQKAQVESVIAEYVPNGFARAAALRTGTADIVEAVPVSQIATIDPNLLYEVAMPRTNTLYLNNKSGAFSDINLRKVAAAAVDREQIVNTVYENHADIAQGLLGPALAWAEPIRPEGQALDKTLKANGESIVIGTFTDRAELPEVAALLKQQLEAAGFKVELDIREYAQIENDALSGKFDAFILSRATVLDSGDPVAYMMSDFGCKGSFNLGQFCSQEVDQALTHADLQPLGELRQQAIIEAEQKILNDFAAIPLLHERVIQGESERVSNVVRDPSERRLVDQTTQIKQATQAN; encoded by the coding sequence ATGCGTTTTAATTCAATCAAACTGGCTTGCGCGCTTGCGTTAGCTCTGCCTTTGACGGGCTGTTTTGACTCTCAACCTGAGTCGAGCGATGCCGCGGTCAAATCGGAAATTCGTGTTGCAATGATGCAGCCGCCAAGAACGGGTTTATCACCACTGTCTGATGATGCGTTCAAACTGTCGCGTTGGAGCACGGCTGAAACACTGGTTAACTTGAGCCCAACTTCCCAAGCACTGCCGATGCTGGCAACCGATTGGAAACACGTTGATCCGCTAACTTGGCAATTCACGATTCGCCAAGGTGTTAAATTCCACGATGGCTCGACATTAACGGCAAACTCTGTAGTGAATTCTCTACAAAAAGCACTTGAAGCTGCCCCTAAGCCACGCATTCTAGATGGCATAGATTTAGAAGTGAAAGCTATGGATAACTACCGAGTAGAGATCAAAACCACCTTCGATGATCCTCTTTTACCTAGCCGTTTATCAAGCCCTCAGTTAGCCATTCTTGCAGCTAGTGCATACCAAGAAGGTGGCCGTGTTATCCCAACTGGCGCAGGTACTGGCCCGTTTGAACTGACCGAAATTAACGGTCAAACAAGCGCAAAACTGAAACGATTCGATGGCTACTGGGGACAAAAAGCGCAAGTTGAATCTGTGATTGCAGAATACGTACCTAATGGGTTTGCTCGTGCTGCGGCACTAAGAACGGGCACTGCCGATATTGTAGAAGCGGTGCCTGTTTCACAAATTGCGACCATTGATCCTAATCTGCTTTACGAAGTAGCAATGCCAAGAACTAACACGCTTTATCTGAACAACAAGTCAGGCGCGTTTAGTGATATTAACCTGCGTAAGGTAGCGGCGGCAGCGGTAGACCGAGAGCAAATCGTGAATACCGTTTATGAAAATCACGCGGACATCGCGCAAGGCCTGTTAGGTCCTGCTCTTGCTTGGGCTGAGCCAATTCGACCTGAAGGTCAGGCATTAGACAAAACGCTAAAAGCGAACGGCGAAAGCATTGTTATCGGTACCTTTACTGACCGTGCAGAGCTTCCTGAGGTTGCAGCGTTACTGAAACAGCAACTTGAAGCGGCAGGTTTCAAAGTTGAGTTGGATATCCGTGAATATGCTCAGATCGAAAACGATGCGCTATCCGGCAAATTCGATGCGTTTATCCTTTCTCGTGCAACGGTTCTCGATTCGGGTGACCCGGTGGCTTACATGATGAGTGACTTCGGCTGTAAGGGTTCATTCAATCTTGGTCAATTCTGTTCTCAAGAAGTAGACCAAGCTCTGACTCATGCAGATCTACAGCCATTAGGTGAACTGCGTCAGCAAGCGATCATCGAAGCTGAGCAAAAAATCTTGAATGACTTTGCTGCTATCCCGCTGCTTCACGAACGTGTAATTCAAGGTGAAAGCGAGCGTGTAAGCAATGTAGTTCGTGACCCAAGCGAGCGTCGCTTAGTTGACCAAACTACACAGATCAAACAAGCGACACAGGCTAACTAA
- a CDS encoding LysR family transcriptional regulator — translation MRADDLILFSQVVELGSFSKVAEQNNLTNSVVSKRIARLEEEIGVQLLYRTTRKLTLTEAGKAMLHSAKNVKQAAQEAMDAVSGFGENVSGHIKMSVPTISGDLILADAVAEFCNMHPGLTVDMSLNNRFVDLVDDGLDLVIRTGYLEDSSLIARHILDSQWVVCASPSYIAKNGKPMQPKDLVDHNCLQYAYQTTGASEWQFLHSKDGFTDNDKYIVRVSGSFSTDNATALRKAALGGHGVAYVPRCLVYHDIRNGQLVDIFPDLVGKKLGIYAVYPFTRQPPNKIKLLIEHIRTRYLTISHYF, via the coding sequence ATGCGAGCAGACGATTTGATCCTGTTTTCACAGGTCGTAGAACTGGGTAGCTTTAGTAAGGTGGCAGAACAAAATAACCTTACGAATTCGGTAGTTAGCAAAAGAATTGCGCGTCTGGAAGAAGAGATAGGCGTACAATTATTGTATCGAACGACGCGTAAATTGACCCTGACCGAGGCGGGTAAGGCAATGTTACATAGCGCCAAAAATGTGAAGCAGGCGGCTCAAGAGGCTATGGACGCAGTTTCAGGCTTTGGTGAAAATGTCAGTGGTCATATCAAAATGTCAGTGCCTACTATCTCGGGAGATTTGATTCTGGCAGACGCTGTTGCCGAGTTTTGTAATATGCACCCAGGTTTAACGGTCGATATGTCACTTAACAATCGCTTTGTCGACTTGGTTGATGATGGCCTTGATTTGGTTATTCGAACGGGTTATTTGGAAGATTCCAGCTTAATCGCTCGTCATATCCTTGATTCGCAATGGGTGGTGTGTGCTTCTCCGTCTTATATCGCCAAGAACGGCAAGCCGATGCAACCAAAGGACTTGGTTGATCACAACTGCCTGCAATACGCCTATCAAACAACAGGTGCCAGTGAATGGCAGTTCCTGCATAGTAAAGACGGCTTTACTGATAACGATAAATACATCGTACGTGTTTCGGGCTCTTTTTCTACCGATAACGCCACGGCTCTTCGTAAAGCTGCGTTGGGTGGTCATGGGGTTGCGTACGTGCCACGTTGTCTTGTTTATCACGATATTCGCAATGGCCAGCTGGTGGACATCTTTCCTGATTTGGTCGGGAAAAAACTTGGCATTTATGCGGTGTACCCGTTCACTCGTCAGCCACCTAACAAGATTAAGTTGTTGATTGAACACATCAGAACGCGTTACCTGACGATTTCACATTATTTTTAA
- a CDS encoding FAD-binding and (Fe-S)-binding domain-containing protein, whose product METNTSHERVVDAQAYQQLEAILAQKIETERIVTQEAKRLAYGTDASFYRLVPKMVLRLKNLDEVIFTIQSCRELGIHFTFRAAGTSLSGQAVSDSVLITLTDDWRGHEIIDNGNQIILQPGVIGADANKYLAPFQRKIGPDPASINTCKIGGIAANNASGMCCGTAQNSYRTVESMKIVLSDGSLLDTADNASVEAFKQSHKALFEGIVELHQQTASNQELADRIRHKYRLKNTTGYALNALVDYHDPIEIIKHLMIGSEGTLGFIAEITYNTVIEHPNKASALLVFADIEQASKAVTTLSKTPVAAVELMDGRALRSVADKPGMPAFMPNLDLEAAAILVESHASSQPDLDLQCKSILDALTEYTIVESVPFTSDPKTVATLWGIRKGMFPAVGAVREVGTTVIIEDVAFPVENLANGIRELQELFDKYEYSEAIIFGHALEGNLHFVFTQGFDSQIEIDRYGGFMDDVAELVAVKYQGSLKAEHGTGRNMAPYVELEWGKDGYALMQQIKALFDPERLLNPGVIINDNPNSHITNLKPMPAADDLVDRCIECGFCEPVCPSRTLTLSPRQRIVLYRELQRRRAAGEEIEASELEKIFEYQGIDTCAATGLCAERCPVGINTGDLIKKLRIAKYEKFTPIAKWTADHFSTTTKLTKAGLKTNQVASKVLGANTVGKLTNGLRSITKGATPVWMPEMPQSNSHSLISSPVTAESSSNHKKVVYLPSCASRTMGQQSDAGDQRPLTEVTMSLLNKAGFEVILPKKLDDQCCGMPYDSKGMTDLAQSKAQQLEEVLWQASRQGEYPVLMDTSPCAKRSIEQFTKPLEVLEPTGFVNQYLLEHLTLKPLQETVMLHVTCSSRRMGLEGAMLNLAKACTEEVIVPEHIQCCGWAGDKGFTTPELNEAAVHPLKEQVPSNCTRGFSNSRTCEIGLSHHSGIPYQSILYLVDEVAQ is encoded by the coding sequence ATGGAGACAAACACATCCCATGAGCGAGTAGTAGACGCACAAGCTTATCAGCAGCTTGAAGCGATACTGGCTCAAAAAATAGAAACAGAACGCATTGTCACTCAAGAGGCAAAGCGCTTGGCTTACGGCACCGATGCGAGTTTTTATCGCTTGGTGCCGAAAATGGTTCTAAGGCTCAAGAACTTAGACGAAGTCATATTCACCATTCAAAGTTGTCGCGAACTGGGTATTCATTTTACCTTTCGCGCCGCAGGCACTAGCCTTTCAGGGCAAGCCGTTTCAGACTCGGTACTCATCACTCTCACCGACGACTGGCGTGGCCACGAGATCATCGATAACGGCAATCAAATCATTCTTCAGCCGGGTGTAATTGGCGCTGATGCCAACAAATATCTCGCCCCTTTTCAACGTAAAATCGGCCCAGATCCAGCCTCTATCAATACCTGTAAAATCGGTGGCATTGCGGCGAATAACGCCAGTGGTATGTGTTGTGGTACCGCGCAAAACTCTTATCGCACCGTCGAGAGCATGAAGATCGTATTGAGTGATGGCTCCCTGCTTGATACGGCTGATAACGCCAGCGTTGAGGCGTTCAAGCAATCACACAAAGCACTGTTTGAAGGCATTGTTGAGTTACATCAACAAACAGCTTCAAACCAAGAACTTGCAGACAGAATCCGCCACAAATACCGCCTCAAAAACACCACTGGCTACGCTCTGAATGCTTTGGTTGATTACCACGATCCAATTGAGATCATCAAACACTTGATGATTGGCTCAGAAGGCACACTAGGTTTCATTGCTGAGATTACCTACAACACGGTTATTGAACACCCGAACAAAGCTTCGGCGCTGTTGGTGTTTGCCGACATAGAGCAAGCCAGTAAAGCCGTTACTACGCTATCAAAAACGCCCGTTGCTGCGGTGGAATTGATGGATGGCAGAGCGCTGCGCTCAGTGGCTGATAAACCGGGTATGCCTGCGTTTATGCCTAACTTGGATTTAGAAGCGGCAGCGATTTTGGTTGAATCACACGCCAGCTCCCAGCCGGACTTAGATTTACAATGTAAATCAATTTTGGACGCATTGACTGAATACACGATTGTTGAATCGGTCCCTTTCACCTCCGATCCAAAGACAGTCGCAACCCTATGGGGCATCCGAAAAGGCATGTTCCCAGCGGTTGGAGCCGTTCGTGAAGTTGGCACAACCGTTATCATCGAAGACGTGGCTTTCCCTGTCGAAAACCTCGCTAATGGTATTCGAGAGCTGCAAGAGTTGTTCGATAAATACGAGTACAGCGAAGCGATCATTTTTGGTCACGCCTTAGAAGGCAACTTACACTTTGTGTTTACTCAAGGCTTCGACAGCCAAATAGAAATCGATCGCTATGGCGGTTTCATGGATGACGTTGCCGAACTGGTCGCGGTGAAATACCAAGGCTCACTGAAAGCAGAACATGGCACTGGCCGTAATATGGCGCCTTATGTCGAATTGGAATGGGGTAAAGATGGCTACGCCTTGATGCAACAGATCAAAGCACTGTTTGATCCAGAAAGGCTGCTCAACCCGGGCGTGATTATCAACGACAACCCGAATTCACACATCACCAATTTGAAGCCAATGCCTGCTGCCGATGACCTTGTCGACCGCTGTATTGAATGTGGCTTCTGTGAACCGGTTTGTCCGTCTCGTACCTTAACCCTATCGCCACGCCAACGTATCGTGCTGTACCGAGAGCTACAACGCCGCCGTGCCGCAGGTGAAGAAATAGAAGCAAGCGAACTAGAGAAGATTTTTGAATACCAAGGCATTGATACCTGCGCCGCAACTGGCCTATGTGCCGAGCGTTGTCCAGTAGGAATCAACACCGGTGACTTAATTAAGAAGCTTCGTATTGCCAAGTACGAGAAATTTACACCAATCGCCAAATGGACCGCGGATCATTTCTCGACCACCACTAAGCTAACCAAGGCTGGCCTCAAAACCAATCAAGTGGCGAGCAAAGTATTAGGCGCAAATACAGTCGGCAAGCTAACCAATGGCTTACGCTCTATCACCAAAGGCGCGACACCCGTGTGGATGCCTGAGATGCCGCAATCCAACAGTCACTCGCTAATCTCATCACCAGTGACGGCAGAATCCTCAAGCAACCACAAGAAGGTGGTTTACCTACCTTCCTGTGCCAGTCGCACCATGGGACAACAAAGCGATGCGGGCGACCAACGTCCTCTAACTGAAGTGACCATGTCTTTGCTTAACAAAGCCGGATTCGAGGTAATTCTGCCGAAGAAGCTCGATGACCAATGTTGTGGCATGCCTTACGACAGCAAAGGAATGACCGATTTGGCCCAATCTAAAGCACAGCAACTCGAAGAAGTGTTGTGGCAAGCCAGTCGTCAGGGTGAATATCCAGTACTAATGGACACCAGCCCATGCGCCAAACGCAGTATTGAACAGTTCACCAAGCCATTAGAGGTGCTAGAACCAACAGGCTTTGTGAATCAATATTTGCTTGAACATCTGACGCTTAAGCCACTGCAAGAAACCGTGATGCTGCATGTCACCTGTAGTTCTCGTCGAATGGGCTTAGAAGGCGCGATGTTGAACCTTGCTAAAGCCTGTACCGAAGAGGTGATTGTTCCTGAGCATATTCAATGCTGTGGTTGGGCGGGTGATAAAGGTTTTACCACTCCAGAGCTGAATGAAGCGGCGGTACACCCACTCAAAGAACAAGTGCCGAGCAACTGCACTCGTGGATTCAGCAACAGCCGAACCTGTGAGATAGGTTTGTCACATCACAGTGGCATTCCGTATCAGTCAATCTTGTACTTGGTGGACGAAGTCGCGCAATAG